Proteins encoded by one window of Aliivibrio wodanis:
- a CDS encoding FAD linked oxidase, with the protein MLPVLPYQSIIDPTVLDYLETLKQRDFSGDIETTYSSRLAVATDNSVYQQLPQAVLLPKNTKDVECLARLASEDKYKAVTFSPRGGGTGTNGQSLTQGVVVDLSRYMNQVLEINIEQGWARVQTGLIKDQLNDVLRPYGYFFSPDLSTSNRATLGGMINTDASGQGSLKYGKTSDHVLAVTAVLANGSCLNTEISYDKQPESVRSVLDITASVCRDNRQKIEDKFPDLNRFLTGYDLKNALDTELDQFDITRVLCGAEGSLAFLTEAKVNITQIPKARTLINVKYNSFDAALRNAPFMVEANALSVETIDSRVLNFAKQDIVWHSVSDLITDVPNKEMLGLNMVEFAGTDLDVVEQQIASLTNKLDELMQSETAGIIGYQVTTDVASIGRIYAMRKKAVGLLGATKGAAKPVAFAEDTCVPPENLADFIQEFRELLDSYQLNYGMFGHVDAGVLHVRPALDMCDPKQEALMHTISDQVVALVSKYGGLMWGEHGKGFRSEYGPEFFGEELFMELRRVKGAFDPHNKMNPGKICTPLESTDQLVRVSDTKRGYYDRQIPIEVRDSFNQAMECNGNGLCFNYEASSPMCPSMKVTADRRHSPKGRAGLVREWLRQLSEQGIDPIALEQSLLTKRTSIKQIIDRIRNCMNKDKEYDYSHEVHEAMMGCLACKACASQCPIKVDVPSFRSRFLNIYHSRYQRPMKDYMVANIETMLPLMAVMPKVVNTVLGQPLTQSLTEKTIGYVDMPLLSVPTLKDRCKEKHLPIFNFNNLKGMSDTERQQCVLIVQDPFTSYYDASVVSDFAELIQRLGLKPILLPFKPNGKAQHVKGFLKQFTSTAKSSSEFLNQIATLNIPMVGVDPALVLCYRDEYNEMLADKRGDFTVLTVHEWLYPKLSSFTKATVFDTRPWQLFAHCTEKTKMPNSEKEWGKIFQHFGLTLVTVPVGCCGMAGTYGHEADKLETSKAIYELSWKSNLSTLEKDRCLITGYSCRSQVKRFEGEQLKHPLQALLTNI; encoded by the coding sequence ATGTTACCAGTATTACCATATCAATCTATTATCGACCCAACGGTCTTAGATTATTTAGAGACATTAAAACAACGTGATTTTAGCGGCGATATAGAAACGACCTATTCAAGTCGCTTAGCTGTTGCTACTGATAACAGTGTATATCAGCAATTACCACAAGCGGTTTTATTGCCTAAAAACACCAAAGATGTTGAATGCTTAGCAAGATTGGCAAGTGAAGATAAGTATAAGGCAGTGACGTTTTCTCCCCGAGGAGGCGGTACCGGAACGAATGGTCAATCGCTTACACAAGGCGTAGTGGTTGATTTGTCTCGCTATATGAATCAAGTATTAGAGATTAATATCGAACAAGGGTGGGCAAGAGTCCAAACTGGTTTGATTAAAGATCAATTGAATGATGTATTACGGCCATACGGATATTTCTTTTCCCCTGATTTATCAACCAGTAATAGAGCGACTCTTGGGGGGATGATTAACACAGATGCGTCCGGCCAAGGCTCACTTAAATACGGGAAAACATCAGATCATGTGCTAGCAGTCACTGCTGTACTAGCCAATGGTTCATGTTTGAATACAGAGATTTCTTATGATAAACAACCTGAAAGCGTGCGCTCAGTATTAGATATCACAGCGAGTGTCTGTCGTGATAATCGTCAGAAAATAGAAGATAAATTTCCAGATCTTAATCGATTTTTAACTGGTTACGATTTAAAAAATGCACTCGATACTGAGCTTGACCAATTTGATATAACGCGGGTGTTATGTGGTGCAGAGGGATCATTAGCCTTTTTAACTGAGGCCAAAGTTAATATTACGCAGATCCCAAAAGCCAGAACATTAATTAATGTTAAATATAATAGCTTCGATGCAGCTCTTCGTAATGCTCCATTTATGGTGGAAGCGAATGCGCTCTCTGTTGAAACCATTGATTCACGCGTTTTAAACTTTGCAAAACAAGATATTGTTTGGCATAGCGTTAGTGATTTGATCACAGATGTACCAAATAAAGAAATGCTTGGCTTAAATATGGTTGAGTTTGCAGGCACTGATCTTGACGTGGTAGAGCAGCAAATAGCAAGCCTTACTAATAAGCTCGATGAATTAATGCAATCAGAAACGGCAGGTATTATTGGTTACCAAGTGACGACTGATGTGGCCAGTATCGGTCGGATCTATGCTATGCGAAAAAAAGCGGTAGGCTTATTAGGGGCAACAAAAGGGGCAGCAAAACCTGTTGCTTTTGCAGAGGACACTTGTGTTCCACCTGAGAATCTTGCTGACTTTATTCAAGAGTTTAGAGAGTTATTAGATTCATATCAATTGAATTATGGCATGTTTGGACATGTGGATGCTGGAGTTTTACATGTTCGTCCTGCATTGGATATGTGTGATCCAAAACAGGAAGCCTTGATGCATACCATTTCCGATCAAGTGGTGGCTTTAGTTTCCAAGTACGGTGGTTTGATGTGGGGAGAGCACGGTAAGGGCTTCCGATCAGAATATGGCCCAGAGTTTTTCGGGGAAGAGTTATTTATGGAGCTTCGCCGAGTCAAAGGAGCTTTTGATCCACATAATAAAATGAACCCAGGAAAAATTTGTACTCCACTTGAAAGTACTGATCAGCTAGTGAGAGTGAGTGATACTAAAAGGGGCTATTATGATCGTCAAATTCCTATTGAAGTAAGGGATAGCTTTAATCAAGCTATGGAATGTAATGGTAATGGCCTCTGTTTTAATTATGAAGCTAGCTCACCCATGTGCCCATCGATGAAGGTAACTGCTGATCGTCGTCATTCACCAAAAGGTCGTGCAGGTTTAGTGCGTGAATGGTTACGTCAGCTGTCAGAGCAAGGTATTGACCCAATCGCGCTTGAACAAAGTCTTTTAACTAAGCGTACCAGCATAAAACAGATTATTGATCGTATTCGTAACTGCATGAATAAAGATAAAGAATACGATTATTCTCATGAAGTACATGAAGCAATGATGGGATGTTTAGCATGTAAGGCTTGTGCAAGTCAGTGCCCAATTAAGGTTGACGTTCCTAGTTTTCGTTCTCGATTTTTAAATATTTATCACAGTCGCTATCAACGTCCAATGAAAGATTATATGGTTGCGAATATAGAGACAATGCTCCCGTTAATGGCGGTAATGCCTAAAGTTGTTAATACAGTATTAGGTCAGCCGTTAACTCAATCCTTAACTGAAAAAACAATTGGTTATGTAGATATGCCATTGCTTTCTGTCCCTACTTTAAAAGATAGATGCAAAGAGAAACACCTTCCTATTTTTAATTTTAACAATTTAAAAGGTATGTCTGATACAGAGCGTCAGCAATGTGTATTGATTGTTCAAGACCCTTTCACCAGTTACTATGATGCAAGTGTTGTTAGTGATTTTGCAGAGTTAATTCAGCGCTTAGGCTTAAAACCTATATTGTTACCATTTAAACCAAATGGTAAGGCTCAGCATGTAAAAGGATTTTTAAAACAATTTACCTCAACTGCAAAATCTAGTAGTGAGTTTTTAAATCAGATTGCGACTTTAAATATTCCAATGGTTGGCGTAGATCCTGCATTAGTTCTCTGCTATAGAGATGAATATAATGAAATGTTAGCGGATAAACGAGGTGATTTTACGGTATTAACTGTACATGAGTGGTTGTATCCTAAATTATCTTCTTTTACAAAAGCGACGGTATTTGATACTCGACCTTGGCAACTTTTTGCCCATTGCACTGAAAAAACTAAAATGCCAAACTCAGAAAAAGAGTGGGGCAAGATTTTTCAGCATTTTGGTCTAACATTAGTAACAGTGCCTGTAGGTTGTTGTGGTATGGCGGGAACTTATGGACATGAAGCTGATAAATTGGAAACATCGAAAGCAATTTATGAACTAAGCTGGAAGAGCAATTTATCTACGTTGGAAAAAGATCGTTGTTTGATAACAGGTTATTCATGTCGAAGTCAGGTTAAGCGATTTGAAGGAGAGCAATTGAAGCATCCACTACAAGCGCTACTGACCAATATTTAA
- the zntA gene encoding lead, cadmium, zinc and mercury-transporting ATPase yields MCTAHKATPNQDHKHNPSSSCCATPKITAIKAETAVSDCCSSIDKATDADSCCGSDPGDSDPLVVSSIASNNTSLSRSWLIAEMDCPSCAAKLKKAILAIPDVIDANVIFATEKLTVRVKNEAVFEQIITVAKTTGFPLSDIGAKNTSESDIKPFWKKNILLLTLVAFLVIATGINLVNKELGAIAFTVAGLFGLIPIGRKAIRLAINGSPFSIETLMTVAAIGAVYLGETVEAAMVILLFMLGEQLEGYASAKARSGVKALMDLVPDTAIRIKLDGTKEEVPASELNVGDKVQVSPGDRLAADAILLSEFASFDESALTGESVPVDKKANDPLMAGSIVNDRVIEIHITSAQGENAIDRILHLIEEAESRKAPLERFLDKFSRWYTPAMMLMSLLVIIIPPLVFGQSWDTWIYRGLAMLLIACPCALVISTPAAITSGLATAAKRGALIKGGAALEELGHIQNIAFDKTGTLTQGKPILTDIRVLVETETEHSILLQSAAVEMGSSHPLAKAVVIKAQEQGLTVIEADDRETVVGKGIKGIVDEKQIALYAPQQFDGEVTSEAESQIAYLEEQGKTVVLVLVNDQISGLLAWRDELRLDAKIAVQKLIALGITPIMLTGDNERAAKAIATELNIDYKAGLLPSDKVKYVEKLTANAKTAMVGDGINDAPAMKTASIGIAMGGGTDVALETADAALTHNRLEELAPMVALSKATLSNIRQNITLALGLKAVFLVTSLLGITGLWVAVLADSGATALVTLNALRLLRFKEKAQ; encoded by the coding sequence ATGTGTACAGCCCATAAAGCGACACCTAACCAAGATCATAAGCATAATCCATCAAGCTCTTGCTGTGCTACACCAAAAATCACAGCAATCAAAGCAGAAACTGCAGTTTCAGACTGTTGCAGCAGTATTGATAAAGCAACAGATGCTGACTCATGTTGTGGCTCAGATCCTGGAGATTCAGACCCCTTAGTTGTTTCCTCTATAGCGTCAAACAACACTTCATTATCTCGCAGTTGGCTTATTGCCGAAATGGACTGTCCAAGCTGTGCTGCTAAGTTGAAAAAAGCCATACTCGCTATTCCAGATGTCATTGATGCTAATGTTATTTTTGCAACCGAAAAACTGACGGTAAGAGTGAAGAACGAAGCGGTATTTGAACAAATCATTACTGTGGCTAAGACAACAGGCTTTCCGTTATCTGATATAGGTGCAAAAAACACATCAGAGAGTGACATTAAGCCATTCTGGAAAAAGAATATATTATTATTAACTTTGGTTGCTTTTTTAGTTATTGCAACGGGTATTAATTTAGTAAATAAAGAGTTAGGCGCAATCGCCTTTACTGTTGCGGGTCTATTTGGATTAATTCCTATTGGACGCAAAGCGATTCGTTTAGCGATAAATGGATCGCCATTCTCAATCGAAACCTTAATGACAGTAGCTGCAATTGGTGCTGTGTATCTAGGTGAGACCGTTGAAGCTGCCATGGTTATCTTATTGTTTATGTTAGGTGAACAATTAGAAGGCTATGCGTCGGCAAAGGCGAGAAGTGGTGTAAAAGCGTTAATGGATTTAGTGCCTGATACTGCAATTCGTATTAAATTGGATGGCACTAAAGAAGAAGTACCAGCATCAGAATTAAACGTAGGAGATAAAGTTCAAGTTTCTCCAGGCGATCGTTTAGCCGCAGATGCTATTTTACTTTCTGAATTCGCTTCTTTTGATGAAAGTGCATTAACCGGTGAGTCAGTTCCTGTAGATAAAAAGGCTAACGATCCATTAATGGCGGGATCAATTGTGAATGATCGCGTGATTGAAATTCACATTACCTCTGCACAAGGTGAAAATGCCATTGACCGTATTTTACACTTAATTGAGGAAGCTGAATCACGTAAAGCACCGTTAGAGCGTTTCCTTGATAAGTTCAGCCGTTGGTATACGCCAGCAATGATGCTGATGTCATTACTGGTTATCATTATTCCACCATTGGTCTTTGGTCAATCATGGGATACTTGGATTTATCGTGGTTTAGCAATGTTATTAATTGCTTGTCCTTGTGCATTAGTGATATCAACACCCGCAGCGATTACTTCTGGTTTAGCGACGGCAGCAAAACGTGGGGCTTTAATTAAAGGTGGCGCAGCGTTAGAAGAGTTAGGTCATATTCAAAACATCGCGTTTGATAAGACGGGAACATTAACGCAAGGTAAACCGATACTTACTGATATTAGAGTGCTTGTTGAGACTGAAACTGAACATAGTATTTTATTGCAATCAGCCGCAGTAGAGATGGGCTCATCACACCCATTAGCAAAAGCTGTTGTAATCAAAGCGCAAGAACAAGGCCTTACTGTTATTGAAGCAGACGATCGTGAAACCGTTGTAGGTAAAGGGATAAAAGGAATTGTTGATGAAAAACAAATTGCTCTTTATGCACCTCAACAATTTGATGGAGAAGTTACTTCTGAAGCCGAGAGCCAAATCGCGTATCTAGAAGAGCAAGGAAAAACGGTTGTTTTAGTGCTAGTGAATGATCAAATTTCTGGTTTATTAGCGTGGAGAGATGAATTACGTCTTGATGCAAAAATTGCTGTACAAAAGCTAATAGCACTCGGTATTACACCCATCATGTTAACGGGTGATAACGAACGTGCTGCTAAAGCGATTGCGACAGAGCTAAACATAGATTACAAAGCAGGGCTATTACCTTCAGACAAAGTGAAATATGTTGAGAAATTAACGGCTAATGCAAAAACAGCAATGGTCGGTGATGGGATTAATGATGCGCCAGCAATGAAAACGGCCTCTATTGGTATCGCAATGGGAGGCGGAACGGACGTTGCTCTTGAGACCGCAGATGCCGCGTTGACTCATAACCGTTTAGAAGAGCTAGCACCAATGGTTGCCCTATCAAAAGCGACATTGAGTAATATTCGTCAGAACATTACATTAGCTCTTGGTTTAAAAGCGGTATTCCTAGTGACCAGTTTATTGGGTATTACCGGTTTATGGGTAGCAGTTCTAGCAGATAGTGGGGCGACAGCACTTGTTACCTTGAATGCACTGCGTCTATTACGCTTTAAAGAAAAAGCACAGTAA
- a CDS encoding transcription regulator, GntR family, with product MQYLAIKDAIEEQIESGMLKAGHKLPSERVLAESFSTTRITLREALNHLALSGKIYREERRGWFISAARFCFNPKFDTDLSIILQAQKWLFSTRCLDEKRLLAPKEIADKLQLEPFSYVRQYTKLWLIEGRSAAIQYQYVAESEFSSIEKMDREENLVEYLQEHYLYKANRNRVEVGIAPATGFESSALHISSGSILLSVTQTAINNKESAYLLQELRICHDMVAVEID from the coding sequence ATGCAATATTTAGCAATAAAAGACGCTATCGAGGAGCAAATCGAAAGTGGCATGCTAAAAGCAGGGCATAAATTACCTTCAGAAAGAGTACTAGCTGAGTCATTTTCGACAACACGTATAACCTTACGTGAAGCACTTAATCACCTTGCTCTTTCTGGTAAAATCTATCGGGAAGAGAGGCGAGGTTGGTTTATTTCGGCAGCAAGGTTCTGTTTCAACCCCAAGTTCGATACAGATCTCTCTATAATACTTCAAGCACAGAAATGGCTATTTTCAACAAGATGCTTAGATGAAAAAAGGCTTCTTGCACCAAAAGAAATCGCCGATAAACTTCAATTAGAGCCTTTTTCTTATGTGCGTCAATACACCAAACTATGGTTGATTGAGGGACGAAGCGCAGCGATTCAATATCAGTATGTTGCTGAAAGTGAATTTTCATCTATTGAAAAGATGGATCGAGAGGAAAACCTTGTAGAATACCTGCAAGAACATTATTTATATAAGGCGAATCGAAATAGAGTTGAAGTCGGCATCGCACCAGCGACAGGGTTTGAGTCTAGTGCGTTACATATTAGTAGTGGAAGTATATTGTTATCAGTAACTCAGACTGCAATAAATAATAAAGAGAGTGCTTATTTATTGCAGGAACTACGTATTTGTCATGATATGGTAGCAGTAGAAATTGATTAA
- a CDS encoding CBS domain protein, with protein MENKKVKQYMSARPLYLTADMSLSAALDQFITSQHIGGPVVNEQREVIGFISEQDLIKSLIGVSYHCQDTHLVGDVMRKDVLTVTPEDTIVDLAQIMTADKPKIYPVVDEGKLVGIITRRNVLQAISESIGQCFKHPV; from the coding sequence ATGGAAAATAAAAAAGTAAAACAATATATGAGCGCACGACCTCTTTATTTGACAGCGGATATGTCATTATCAGCGGCATTAGATCAGTTTATTACTTCACAACATATTGGCGGTCCTGTTGTGAATGAGCAGCGAGAAGTGATTGGCTTTATTTCTGAGCAAGATTTAATTAAATCACTTATTGGTGTCAGTTATCATTGTCAAGATACTCATCTTGTCGGTGATGTTATGAGAAAAGATGTATTAACCGTGACTCCAGAAGATACGATTGTCGACTTGGCACAAATCATGACAGCTGATAAACCTAAAATTTACCCAGTAGTAGATGAAGGTAAATTAGTTGGTATTATTACCCGTCGTAATGTTCTTCAAGCTATCAGCGAATCTATTGGGCAATGTTTTAAGCACCCAGTGTAA
- a CDS encoding putative uncharacterized protein (No significant database matches), translating to MNKKFVLSALMASFLLTGCEVEEDTGDLEKYRFDFQSFNLSNIENLSSLADDDINIGLKYENNSEVSIASIHEYGLDESGYFQMSEEDIRLPYTFTFSLKNVNDNEILSKRVLSIANDQILFSIGPDDTGDYDLDVFEKPKFSSSTSTLTVINYRDLHATYSTSVELDGKEKISSLLPKKLSEQITVDHNEEYKLDILLKGNVLSSCTIPSTSNNVNRVVIFSPENIESLKDGKNCYVFDI from the coding sequence ATGAATAAGAAGTTCGTTTTAAGCGCGTTGATGGCTAGTTTTTTATTAACGGGTTGTGAAGTTGAAGAAGATACTGGGGATCTTGAAAAATATAGATTTGATTTTCAGAGCTTTAACTTATCGAATATAGAGAACCTTTCAAGTTTAGCTGATGACGATATTAATATTGGCTTGAAATATGAAAATAACAGTGAAGTATCTATTGCGAGTATTCATGAGTATGGTTTAGATGAATCAGGTTACTTCCAGATGTCAGAAGAAGATATTAGGTTACCTTATACTTTTACATTCTCATTAAAAAATGTAAATGATAATGAAATTTTGTCAAAAAGAGTGCTATCTATTGCGAATGATCAAATTTTATTTTCTATAGGTCCAGATGATACAGGTGATTATGACCTCGACGTTTTTGAAAAGCCTAAATTCTCGAGCTCAACATCAACATTAACAGTTATTAATTATCGAGATCTGCATGCAACTTATTCCACATCTGTTGAATTAGATGGCAAAGAGAAAATATCGTCATTGTTACCGAAGAAGCTGTCGGAGCAAATTACGGTTGATCATAATGAGGAATATAAGTTAGATATTTTACTTAAGGGCAATGTATTGAGCTCGTGTACTATTCCAAGTACGTCGAACAATGTGAATCGTGTGGTTATATTTAGTCCAGAAAACATAGAATCACTTAAAGATGGAAAAAACTGCTACGTATTTGATATTTAA
- a CDS encoding membrane protein, HD domain, translated as MKRVSLKTYLFIIFATIFALFSAHLYINIKSAVTKLSSEHIADVAELHQKIISNNVNFTIYQIDALAEEISDMSSLDINNIPPSLINFMSSAFSHSPALTNVYVYDIENNGINLKNIDGSIEAEIATSLSLEEMWKTNKTYTFNNEYLYLSRSKNTNLKIILQISTAIFFETTDHELVNKRNVGFYLYDYQLKEIIYSDHVPTPLSYSQLQGVLHDEHETVSLDGSTYTAFVHKLNRSSLYFVSLIPKSVINHNFNTISNDLFLNVIAYIFLAILIIFLSSSYISNRLVTLLKNAQKINHFQFNQQKKQDSIVKEIHNLSSTLETMDQTIDDILKMVFIIAKSGNLFQLGAIVDKKIHKITTGHSYLYITDNENTLSSIEGKKKIPIKNQDQSYYCEASVHYFNLHNDKKKLIGCLVIEVPLNHTVPKYRLLFIERLVQIIAVSIDKHKLLEQQKALLLSFTKSIASAIDAKSPHTAGHCQRVPELTLMLAKAAQENQNQWNKFSLNDEEWEELYLASWLHDCGKLTTADHVIDKATKLDMFTNRIHEIRTRYEILKRDAELAYLHELLKNRQNTPELESNYHNTIKELDEEFAFIAKSNLGAEFFSEDNIERLNKIAKRTFIRTLDKQLGLSWEEKQRLSDADKITPAIESILQDSSSHLIPWEQNRKADEQFNLKPYQNKFNHGEIYNLSAQRGTLTNEERFLINDHIIQTINMLKELPYPDHLKNIPQIAGGHHEQMSGKGYPYAIPASQLPVTARMMAIADIFEALTASDRPYKTPKTLSESLKILAFMAKNKHIDLSIFTLFLTDGVYLNYAKKFLNSKQIDDVNIQELMDISHS; from the coding sequence ATGAAACGAGTTTCATTAAAAACGTACTTATTTATTATTTTTGCGACTATTTTCGCCCTATTTTCAGCACATCTATATATCAATATAAAAAGCGCTGTCACAAAGCTATCAAGTGAACATATCGCTGATGTTGCCGAGCTTCACCAGAAAATTATCAGTAATAATGTAAACTTCACCATATACCAAATAGACGCATTAGCAGAAGAAATTTCTGATATGAGCTCATTGGATATTAATAATATTCCACCATCACTAATCAACTTTATGTCTTCTGCTTTTTCTCACTCTCCTGCATTAACTAATGTATATGTCTATGACATTGAGAATAATGGTATCAATTTAAAAAATATTGATGGAAGCATCGAAGCAGAAATAGCAACAAGCTTATCATTGGAGGAGATGTGGAAAACAAATAAAACATATACCTTTAATAATGAATATCTATATTTAAGTCGCTCTAAAAATACGAATCTCAAAATTATTTTACAAATTTCAACCGCCATTTTTTTTGAAACCACAGACCACGAACTTGTAAATAAAAGAAATGTCGGATTTTATCTTTATGATTACCAGCTAAAAGAAATAATTTACTCTGACCATGTCCCTACGCCTTTATCTTATTCGCAACTGCAAGGTGTACTACATGATGAGCATGAGACCGTGTCTCTAGATGGCTCTACCTACACAGCTTTTGTCCACAAATTAAATCGTAGCTCTCTGTATTTTGTGTCTCTCATCCCTAAAAGTGTTATTAATCATAACTTTAATACTATATCTAATGATTTGTTTTTGAATGTCATCGCCTACATATTTCTCGCGATATTGATTATATTTCTATCCTCTTCTTACATATCAAATCGATTAGTTACACTGCTTAAAAACGCGCAAAAAATAAATCACTTCCAATTTAATCAACAGAAAAAGCAAGATTCAATTGTTAAAGAAATTCATAACCTCAGCAGCACGCTTGAAACGATGGATCAAACTATTGATGATATTTTAAAAATGGTTTTTATCATTGCAAAAAGCGGTAATTTATTTCAATTAGGCGCGATTGTAGATAAAAAAATCCATAAGATTACGACAGGACACAGTTATCTTTATATAACGGATAACGAAAATACATTAAGCAGTATCGAAGGTAAAAAAAAGATCCCTATCAAGAATCAAGACCAATCTTATTACTGTGAAGCCTCTGTACATTACTTCAATTTACATAATGATAAGAAAAAGCTCATTGGCTGCTTAGTCATTGAAGTTCCACTTAATCATACTGTCCCTAAATACCGACTATTATTTATTGAACGTTTAGTGCAAATAATCGCAGTATCCATTGATAAACATAAACTTCTAGAGCAACAAAAAGCCCTTTTGCTTTCTTTTACTAAATCGATTGCCTCTGCCATTGATGCAAAATCTCCTCATACCGCAGGCCATTGTCAACGGGTACCAGAATTAACATTGATGCTAGCAAAAGCAGCGCAAGAAAATCAAAATCAATGGAATAAATTTTCATTGAATGATGAGGAGTGGGAAGAATTATACCTTGCATCTTGGTTGCACGATTGTGGTAAGCTAACAACCGCTGACCACGTAATAGATAAAGCAACAAAACTGGATATGTTTACAAATCGTATTCATGAAATCCGAACTCGCTATGAAATTCTAAAACGAGATGCTGAACTGGCATACTTACATGAACTGCTTAAAAATAGACAAAACACACCAGAATTAGAAAGTAATTACCATAATACAATTAAAGAACTGGATGAAGAGTTTGCGTTTATTGCCAAATCTAACCTCGGTGCTGAATTTTTTAGTGAAGATAATATTGAACGTCTAAATAAAATAGCGAAAAGAACCTTTATTCGCACCTTGGATAAACAACTTGGATTATCATGGGAAGAAAAACAGCGCTTGTCTGATGCAGACAAAATCACTCCGGCTATTGAATCCATTTTGCAAGATAGCAGCAGTCATCTCATTCCTTGGGAGCAAAACCGAAAAGCGGATGAACAGTTTAATCTTAAACCTTACCAGAATAAGTTTAACCATGGCGAGATATATAACCTCTCAGCTCAGAGAGGAACCCTAACCAATGAAGAACGTTTTTTAATTAATGACCATATCATTCAAACGATTAATATGCTTAAAGAATTGCCTTATCCTGATCACCTTAAAAACATCCCTCAAATTGCAGGTGGGCACCATGAACAAATGTCAGGTAAAGGCTACCCTTATGCTATTCCTGCATCTCAACTACCGGTAACCGCAAGGATGATGGCTATTGCTGATATTTTTGAAGCACTGACTGCCAGTGATCGCCCTTATAAAACACCAAAGACATTGTCTGAATCATTAAAAATATTGGCTTTCATGGCAAAAAACAAACACATTGACCTCTCCATTTTTACCTTATTTCTAACTGATGGCGTTTATCTGAACTATGCTAAAAAGTTTTTAAATTCCAAGCAAATTGATGATGTAAACATTCAAGAATTAATGGATATTTCACATTCATAA
- a CDS encoding siroheme synthase, virulence protein VirC: protein MRYFPIFMDIKKRPVLVVGGGEVACRKIDMLLQADADITVIAPSIKTYLMNYVEEGKIQYTKGFYHRDLLNQEYIQVWATTDNSELNHQVYHDAHDAGILVNVVDDTEHCDFITPSMVNRGRVQIAISSGGSSPVLIRIIREQLETQLSSKIAMLADFGADKRNVIKQHFATVDERRKFWEIFLRSPEIEAITTRNELEQLFSLYLSKDISVKAERNWIEYHHETEMLTLKSLRLMQQAEWVIYLNDCPSEFVELCRRDAERISVSSEQEIADYLQQAEKEQIRVTILMKKGQLISNTQLQNYLSTDIYVPSL from the coding sequence ATGAGATATTTTCCCATATTTATGGATATTAAAAAACGACCTGTATTAGTGGTTGGTGGTGGGGAAGTTGCGTGTCGTAAAATAGACATGTTATTGCAAGCTGATGCAGATATCACAGTGATTGCCCCTTCAATAAAAACATACCTAATGAATTATGTAGAAGAAGGTAAGATTCAATACACTAAAGGCTTTTATCATCGTGACTTATTAAACCAAGAATACATTCAAGTGTGGGCAACAACTGATAATTCCGAATTGAATCACCAGGTATATCATGATGCCCATGATGCGGGGATTTTAGTCAATGTTGTTGATGATACTGAACATTGTGATTTCATTACGCCATCAATGGTGAATCGCGGTCGGGTACAAATCGCTATTTCAAGTGGGGGATCTTCACCTGTATTAATTCGGATAATACGAGAACAGTTAGAAACTCAATTGTCATCAAAGATAGCAATGCTTGCGGATTTTGGGGCGGACAAAAGAAATGTGATCAAGCAGCACTTTGCCACTGTTGATGAAAGACGAAAATTTTGGGAAATATTCCTACGTTCACCAGAAATAGAAGCCATTACAACTCGAAATGAACTAGAGCAACTGTTCTCTCTTTATCTTTCAAAAGATATTAGTGTTAAAGCTGAGCGCAATTGGATTGAATATCACCATGAAACAGAAATGCTAACCTTAAAATCATTGCGATTAATGCAACAAGCGGAATGGGTGATTTATCTTAATGATTGCCCGTCAGAGTTTGTGGAACTATGCCGTCGTGATGCTGAACGTATTTCTGTTAGTTCTGAGCAAGAAATAGCAGATTACCTGCAACAAGCTGAAAAAGAGCAGATTAGAGTGACCATTTTAATGAAAAAAGGCCAGCTTATCTCTAATACTCAACTTCAAAATTACTTATCAACGGATATTTATGTTCCATCACTTTAA